A window of the Cannabis sativa cultivar Pink pepper isolate KNU-18-1 chromosome X, ASM2916894v1, whole genome shotgun sequence genome harbors these coding sequences:
- the LOC115697843 gene encoding CEN-like protein 1, which produces MSRSGTEPLSVGRVVSDVVDSFVPSVKMTVFYNNKQVVNGHEFTPSLIMSKPRVEIGGEDMRTSYTLIMTDPDAPNPSDPYLKEHLYWMVTDIPGTTDASFGKEIVSYEAPKPMVGIHRFVFILFKQNGGRQTVRAPTIRDYFSTKVFSQDNNLDQPVAAVYINAQKKPAARRRS; this is translated from the exons ATGTCAAGATCAGGGACAGAACCACTAAGTGTTGGAAGAGTAGTGAGTGATGTTGTGGACAGTTTTGTCCCAAGTGTAAAAATGACTGTCTTTTACAACAACAAACAAGTTGTTAATGGTCATGAGTTCACTCCTTCCCTTATTATGTCAAAACCTAGAGTTGAAATTGGTGGAGAAGATATGAGAACATCTTATACACTC ATAATGACAGATCCAGATGCCCCAAATCCTAGTGATCCGTACTTAAAAGAACACCTTTATTG GATGGTCACAGACATTCCTGGTACAACTGATGCATCTTTTG gaAAGGAAATTGTGAGTTATGAAGCTCCAAAACCAATGGTGGGAATTCACAGatttgtatttatattatttaagcaGAATGGAGGAAGACAAACAGTGAGGGCTCCAACCATAAGAGACTATTTCAGTACAAAAGTGTTCTCTCAAGACAATAATCTTGACCAACCAGTTGCTGCAGTATACATCAACGCACAGAAAAAACCTGCGGCTAGAAGAAGGtcataa